A window of Myxococcota bacterium contains these coding sequences:
- a CDS encoding SDR family NAD(P)-dependent oxidoreductase: MKAVLLGATSGMGRALSRLLAERGESLFLLGIPADDLSRSAKDLEARGAREVGWLECDLLQPKGFAGALERADQALGGFDLVVVSAGLFGSQERLEADPEFCQKLLAANFANTVAFCEEARKRMLPRGGGTLCVWSSVAGERGRKPVILYGAAKAGLTRYLEGLDHKFRSEGLVTITVKPGFVRTSMTEGLKPPPFAGEPDGVARQVLRALDRGTPVVYAPPIWGLVMLVIRNLPRFVMRRIGF; the protein is encoded by the coding sequence GTGAAGGCAGTCCTGTTGGGCGCGACCAGCGGCATGGGCCGGGCCCTGTCGCGGCTCCTGGCCGAACGCGGCGAGTCACTCTTCCTGCTGGGCATCCCGGCGGACGACCTCTCGCGCAGCGCGAAGGACCTCGAGGCGCGGGGCGCGCGCGAGGTCGGCTGGCTCGAGTGCGACCTGCTCCAGCCGAAGGGCTTCGCGGGGGCGCTCGAGCGGGCCGACCAGGCGCTGGGCGGCTTCGACCTGGTGGTGGTGAGCGCGGGCCTGTTCGGCTCACAGGAGCGGCTCGAGGCCGACCCCGAGTTCTGTCAGAAGCTGCTCGCGGCCAACTTCGCGAACACCGTCGCGTTCTGCGAGGAGGCGCGGAAGCGCATGCTGCCGCGCGGCGGCGGCACGCTCTGCGTCTGGTCGTCGGTCGCGGGCGAGCGCGGGCGCAAGCCGGTGATCCTGTACGGCGCCGCCAAAGCGGGACTCACTCGCTATCTCGAGGGTCTCGACCACAAGTTCCGCAGCGAGGGCCTGGTGACCATCACGGTGAAGCCCGGGTTCGTGCGGACCTCGATGACCGAGGGGCTCAAGCCGCCCCCGTTCGCGGGCGAGCCCGACGGGGTGGCGCGCCAGGTGCTGCGCGCGCTCGACCGCGGCACGCCCGTGGTCTACGCGCCGCCGATCTGGGGGCTGGTGATGCTGGTGATCCGCAACCTGCCTCGCTTCGTGATGCGGCGGATCGGCTTCTAG